A region from the Diadema setosum chromosome 13, eeDiaSeto1, whole genome shotgun sequence genome encodes:
- the LOC140236520 gene encoding uncharacterized protein yields the protein MPLPFRDETPSLPNNRVLAEKRLNHLKKKFERDPTYREQYTKQMNTLFSSKYAEVVSERGKEGKVWYIPHHGMKQPNKLRVLFDCSSQLRGISPNALLLIGPDLTNTLTGVLCRFRKEVIAFMCDVKGMFHQFHVNKEHRDYLRFLWWLNGDVSRRLSDCQMNVHLCGAASSPGCSNFGLKQIAKDYADEFGRDASEFIQNYFYVDDGLKSVSTEEEAIDLIVRTRRMCGRGRLHLHKIVSKSRKVMQAVPIDDRGKNVKELNLLHDKLPVEKALGVQWCLESDSFQFRISFQDKPPTRRGILSTVMSVYDP from the coding sequence ATGCCTCTGCCGTTTCGTGATGAGACTCCATCTCTTCCTAACAACAGAGTCCTTGCTGAGAAAAGACTGAATCATCTCAAGAAGAAGTTTGAAAGAGATCCTACTTATCGTGAACAATACACTAAACAAATGAATACCCTCTTCAGTAGCAAGTATGCGGAGGTAGTATCAGAACGAGGTAAGGAGGGTAAAGTATGGTACATTCCTCATCATGGAATGAAGCAGCCCAACAAGCTAAGAGTTCTCTTCGACTGTAGCTCCCAGTTAAGAGGGATTTCACCGAACGCTCTCCTGTTAATAGGACCAGATCTGACTAACACTCTCACCGGCGTCCTTTGTCGATTCAGGAAGGAAGTGATTGCCTTTATGTGTGACGTGAAAGGGATGTTCCATCAGTTCCATGTAAACAAGGAGCACAGAGACTATCTTCGTTTTCTTTGGTGGTTGAACGGAGATGTAAGTCGCCGACTAAGTGACTGTCAAATGAACGTTCATCTCTGTGGCGCTGCATCATCACCTGGCTGCTCAAACTTTGGTTTGAAACAGATCGCCAAGGACTATGCAGATGAGTTCGGACGCGATGCATCAGAATTCATACAGAATTATTTCTATGTAGATGATGGCTTAAAATCAGTTTCAACCGAAGAAGAAGCTATCGATCTCATCGTGAGGACAAGAAGGATGTGTGGACGTGGACGTCTCCACCTTCATAAGATTGTGTCCAAATCCAGAAAGGTGATGCAAGCAGTTCCAATCGACGATAGAGGAAAAAATGTCAAGGAATTGAATCTTCTTCATGACAAATTACCTGTAGAAAAGGCCCTCGGAGTCCAGTGGTGCTTAGAGTCGGACTCATTTCAATTCAGAATCAGCTTTCAAGACAAACCACCAACACGAAGGGGGATCCTGAGTACAGTGATGTCAGTGTATGACCCCTAG
- the LOC140236521 gene encoding BTB/POZ domain-containing protein KCTD8-like, with protein sequence MASYIGLNVGGKIYETSKTTLTRQPGSFFSPLVSGSIPSERDDQGNYRIDRDGEIFRYVLNYLRDNKLILPEGFNELRLLEREADFYLLESLKADIQALRVAMLSETISLNVGGTNYTTTREVLSHEPDSVFQQILKDQATSDSNGRFFIPGDGELFRYILKYLRFGFLALPLDFDLTSLEDEAKSLQLEVLLAHIMICRTVFQAGHAAGNTKEIVVMFARRDDFVLFSQDESILTSFSQALLTETSYVSPRHGIRVTWIGNNEVLVLPITLNPSRAGEPINVEPLYNLVRYPANRDELVALLSRVIGMETHRRLFTSSLYLGLFGSTRDLFSGHAVAEHLADIF encoded by the coding sequence ATGGCGTCTTACATAGGCTTGAACGTTGGTGGCAAAATCTACGAGACGTCGAAAACAACTCTCACCCGTCAACCTGGAAGTTTCTTCTCCCCGTTAGTGAGTGGTTCCATTCCCAGTGAGAGAGATGACCAAGGGAACTACAGAATTGATCGCGATGGCGAAATATTCAGATACGTTCTAAATTACCTCCGGGACAACAAGCTCATTCTACCGGAAGGTTTCAACGAACTCCGCTTACTCGAACGTGAAGCAGATTTCTACCTACTCGAATCTCTCAAAGCTGACATCCAGGCCTTGAGAGTGGCAATGCTCAGTGAAACCATTTCTTTAAACGTTGGTGGAACAAACTACACGACAACAAGGGAAGTTCTTTCGCATGAGCCTGACTCAGTTTTTCAGCAGATCCTCAAAGACCAAGCCACATCTGACTCAAACGGCCGGTTCTTCATACCAGGTGATGGGGAACTCTTCCGCTACATACTGAAATATCTTCGGTTCGGATTTCTTGCACTTCCACTTGACTTCGATTTGACGTCGCTGGAGGATGAAGCGAAATCCCTACAGCTTGAGGTCCTCCTAGCGCACATCATGATCTGTCGCACAGTGTTTCAAGCTGGACATGCAGCCGGGAACACGAAGGAGATCGTGGTAATGTTTGCCAGACGGGACGATTTCGTGTTGTTCTCACAAGATGAATCAATTTTGACGAGTTTTTCTCAAGCATTGCTAACAGAAACTTCGTATGTATCTCCAAGGCATGGAATTCGAGTTACATGGATAGGAAATAATGAGGTGCTTGTGCTTCCGATTACTCTAAACCCGTCTCGGGCAGGGGAACCAATTAATGTAGAGCCGCTTTATAATCTTGTGCGCTACCCTGCGAATAGAGATGAGTTGGTGGCACTCCTGTCTAGGGTAATTGGCATGGAAACCCATCGAAGGCTTTTCACTTCCTCCTTATATCTTGGACTGTTTGGCTCAACCAGAGACCTTTTCTCTGGTCATGCAGTCGCCGAGCACTTAGCAGATATATTTTAG